The proteins below come from a single Kosakonia sp. SMBL-WEM22 genomic window:
- the apaH gene encoding bis(5'-nucleosyl)-tetraphosphatase (symmetrical) ApaH: MSTYFIGDVHGCFDELIALLNQVEFSPEKDTVWLTGDLVARGPGSLDVLRYVKSLGDSARIVLGNHDLHLLAVFAGISRNKPKDRLNLLLEAPDADELINWLRRQPLLQIDEEKKVVMAHAGITPQWDIDTAKSCARDVEAVLASDSYPLFLDAMYGDLPNHWSPELSGLARLRFITNAFTRMRYCFPNGQLDMYCKDTPQNAPAPLKPWFSIPGPVAQEYSIIFGHWASLEGEGTPEGIYGLDTGCCWGGDLTCLRWEDKQIFTQPSNRQMDLGDGEAIAS, from the coding sequence ATGTCTACATACTTTATTGGCGACGTTCACGGTTGCTTTGATGAACTGATCGCGCTGTTAAACCAGGTGGAGTTTTCACCGGAAAAAGATACCGTATGGCTGACCGGCGACCTTGTGGCGCGCGGCCCTGGCTCGCTTGATGTACTGCGCTACGTTAAATCCCTTGGCGACAGTGCGCGCATTGTGCTCGGCAACCACGATCTGCATCTGCTGGCGGTCTTTGCCGGTATCAGCCGCAATAAGCCAAAAGATCGGCTTAACCTGCTGCTGGAAGCGCCCGACGCCGATGAGCTGATCAACTGGCTGCGTCGCCAGCCGCTGCTGCAAATCGACGAAGAGAAAAAGGTGGTGATGGCTCACGCCGGCATCACGCCGCAGTGGGATATCGATACGGCAAAAAGCTGCGCCCGCGATGTTGAAGCGGTGCTGGCGAGTGACTCCTATCCGCTGTTCCTTGATGCGATGTATGGCGATCTGCCGAACCACTGGTCGCCAGAGCTGAGCGGTCTCGCTCGTCTGCGCTTTATCACCAACGCGTTTACGCGGATGCGTTACTGCTTCCCGAATGGACAGTTGGATATGTACTGCAAAGATACGCCGCAGAATGCCCCGGCACCGCTGAAACCCTGGTTCTCGATTCCGGGTCCGGTCGCGCAAGAGTACAGCATCATCTTCGGCCACTGGGCATCGCTGGAAGGGGAAGGTACGCCGGAGGGGATTTACGGTCTGGATACCGGCTGCTGCTGGGGCGGGGATCTCACCTGCCTGCGCTGGGAAGATAAACAGATCTTCACCCAGCCATCGAATCGCCAGATGGATCTGGGAGATGGTGAAGCCATCGCTTCCTGA
- the kefF gene encoding glutathione-regulated potassium-efflux system oxidoreductase KefF, producing MILIIYAHPYPQHSHANKRMLEQVATLDEVEIRSLYDLYPDFNIDIAAEQQALARADLIIWQHPMQWYSVTPLLKLWIDKVLAHGWAYGQGGTALRGKSVMWAVTTGGGDHHFDLGAHPGFEVLAQPLQATALYCGLTWLPPFAIHRTFICDDETLQAQARQYKQRLQAWLEVQRG from the coding sequence ATGATCCTCATTATTTACGCCCACCCCTATCCGCAGCACTCCCATGCCAATAAGCGCATGCTTGAGCAGGTTGCGACGCTGGATGAGGTAGAAATCCGCTCTCTTTACGATCTCTATCCCGATTTCAATATCGATATTGCCGCCGAGCAGCAGGCGCTGGCGCGTGCCGATCTCATCATCTGGCAGCACCCGATGCAGTGGTATAGCGTCACGCCCCTACTCAAACTCTGGATCGATAAAGTGCTGGCTCACGGCTGGGCATATGGCCAGGGCGGCACTGCGCTGCGCGGTAAAAGCGTGATGTGGGCGGTCACCACCGGCGGCGGCGACCACCACTTTGATTTGGGCGCACACCCCGGCTTTGAGGTGCTCGCCCAGCCTTTGCAGGCCACGGCGCTCTACTGTGGGCTGACGTGGCTGCCGCCTTTTGCCATTCACCGCACCTTTATCTGCGATGACGAAACCCTGCAAGCGCAGGCCCGACAATATAAACAGCGTTTGCAGGCATGGCTGGAGGTGCAGCGTGGATAG
- the apaG gene encoding Co2+/Mg2+ efflux protein ApaG, whose translation MINSPRVSVQVQSLYIESQSQPDHERYVFAYTVTIRNLGRTSIQLLSRYWMITNGNGRETEVQGEGVVGEQPHIEPGGEFQYTSGAVIETPLGTMQGHYDMVDAQGTPFRVAIPVFRLAVPIVIH comes from the coding sequence ATGATCAATTCGCCCCGCGTCTCTGTGCAGGTACAAAGCCTCTATATCGAGTCACAGTCGCAACCCGACCATGAGCGCTATGTCTTTGCTTACACCGTCACCATCCGGAACCTGGGGCGAACCTCCATCCAGTTGCTCAGCCGCTACTGGATGATCACCAATGGAAATGGCCGCGAAACGGAAGTGCAGGGCGAAGGTGTGGTCGGCGAGCAGCCCCATATCGAGCCAGGCGGTGAATTTCAGTACACCAGCGGCGCGGTGATTGAAACGCCGCTGGGCACCATGCAGGGCCATTACGACATGGTCGATGCGCAGGGCACCCCCTTCCGCGTCGCTATTCCGGTCTTCCGACTCGCCGTTCCAATAGTGATCCATTAA
- the pdxA gene encoding 4-hydroxythreonine-4-phosphate dehydrogenase PdxA, with product MMSTQRIVITPGEPAGIGPDLVVQLAQRDWPVELVICGDATLLTDRAALLGLPLTLREYAPGQAAVPQQAGTLTLLPVALNAPVIPGRLNPQNGAYVVSTLARACDGCLNGEFAALVTGPVHKGVINDSGTPFTGHTEFFEQRAHADKVVMMLATETLRVALATTHLPLREVADAITPESLREVITILHGDLQQKFGISAPHILVCGLNPHAGEGGHMGTEEIDTIIPVLEMMRHEGMNLSGPLPADTLFQPKYLDNADAVLAMYHDQGLPVLKYQGFGRGVNITLGLPFIRTSVDHGTALELAGQGTAEVGSFITALNLAIKMIVNTQ from the coding sequence CTGATGAGCACGCAGCGCATCGTTATCACTCCCGGCGAGCCCGCCGGGATTGGCCCGGATCTGGTGGTGCAGCTCGCCCAGCGCGACTGGCCTGTGGAACTGGTGATCTGCGGCGATGCAACGCTGTTAACTGACCGGGCAGCCCTGCTCGGTCTGCCGCTTACGCTTCGGGAGTACGCTCCCGGGCAGGCAGCGGTGCCGCAACAAGCCGGAACCCTTACCCTGCTGCCCGTTGCGCTGAATGCGCCGGTTATACCGGGCCGTCTTAATCCGCAAAATGGTGCTTATGTTGTCTCCACCCTTGCCCGCGCCTGCGACGGTTGCCTGAATGGCGAATTTGCCGCGCTGGTCACCGGCCCGGTGCATAAAGGGGTGATCAACGATTCTGGAACGCCCTTTACCGGGCACACGGAATTTTTCGAGCAGCGTGCCCACGCCGACAAAGTGGTGATGATGCTGGCAACGGAGACGCTGCGCGTGGCGCTGGCGACAACGCATCTGCCGCTCAGAGAAGTTGCGGATGCCATCACCCCTGAGTCACTGCGTGAGGTGATCACCATTCTGCACGGCGATCTTCAGCAGAAATTTGGCATTTCCGCTCCGCATATTCTCGTCTGTGGCCTCAACCCCCACGCGGGCGAAGGCGGCCATATGGGCACGGAAGAGATCGACACCATCATTCCGGTGCTGGAGATGATGCGCCATGAAGGCATGAACTTGAGCGGTCCGCTCCCGGCAGACACGCTGTTTCAGCCGAAATACCTCGATAACGCCGATGCGGTGCTGGCGATGTACCACGATCAGGGCCTGCCCGTGCTAAAATACCAGGGCTTTGGCCGCGGGGTGAATATTACCCTCGGTTTACCTTTTATTCGCACCTCCGTCGACCACGGTACCGCCCTTGAACTGGCGGGACAGGGAACCGCGGAGGTCGGCAGTTTTATTACGGCGCTTAATCTCGCCATCAAGATGATTGTTAATACTCAATGA
- the folA gene encoding type 3 dihydrofolate reductase produces the protein MISLIAALAVDRVIGMENAMPWDLPADLAWFKRNTLNKPVVMGRLTWESIGRPLPGRKNIVISSQPGTDDRVEWVKSVEDALAACGDAQEIMVIGGGRVYEQFLPKAQRLYLTHIDAEVEGDTHFPDYDPDEWDSVFSEFHDADAQNSHSYCFEILERR, from the coding sequence ATGATCAGTCTGATTGCGGCGTTAGCAGTGGATCGCGTCATCGGTATGGAGAATGCCATGCCGTGGGATCTCCCTGCCGATCTCGCCTGGTTTAAGCGCAACACCTTAAACAAACCTGTTGTGATGGGCCGCCTGACATGGGAATCCATCGGTCGCCCGCTGCCGGGGCGTAAAAATATTGTCATCAGCAGCCAGCCGGGCACCGACGATCGCGTTGAGTGGGTGAAATCCGTTGAGGATGCGCTGGCGGCGTGCGGTGATGCGCAGGAGATCATGGTGATCGGTGGCGGCCGCGTGTATGAGCAGTTCCTGCCGAAAGCGCAGCGCCTCTATCTGACGCACATTGATGCGGAAGTGGAGGGCGATACCCATTTCCCGGACTACGATCCGGACGAGTGGGATTCGGTCTTCAGTGAATTCCACGACGCGGACGCGCAGAATTCACACAGCTACTGCTTCGAAATTCTCGAGCGTCGCTAA
- the rsmA gene encoding 16S rRNA (adenine(1518)-N(6)/adenine(1519)-N(6))-dimethyltransferase RsmA, with amino-acid sequence MNTRVHQGHLARKRFGQNFLHDQFVIDSIVSAINPQKGQAMVEIGPGLGALTEPVGDRLDKMTVIELDRDLAARLQTHPFLAPKLTIYQQDAMTMNFGELSQSLGQPLRVFGNLPYNISTPLMFHLFSYTDAIADMHFMLQKEVVNRLVAGPNSKAYGRLSVMAQYYCQVIPVFEVPPTAFAPPPKVDSAVVRLVPHTTMPHPVKEVRTLSRITTEAFNQRRKTIRNSLGNVFTVDVLSSLGIDPTMRAENISVAQYCQLANYLTDNAPPKES; translated from the coding sequence ATGAATACTCGCGTCCATCAGGGCCACTTAGCCCGCAAGCGCTTCGGGCAAAACTTCCTCCACGATCAGTTCGTGATCGACAGCATCGTTTCCGCCATCAACCCGCAGAAGGGTCAGGCCATGGTCGAAATCGGCCCCGGTCTTGGCGCGCTGACCGAACCGGTCGGCGATCGTCTGGATAAAATGACGGTGATCGAGCTTGACCGCGATCTGGCGGCTCGTCTGCAAACGCACCCGTTCCTCGCACCGAAACTGACGATTTATCAGCAGGATGCGATGACCATGAACTTCGGCGAGCTGTCGCAATCCCTCGGCCAGCCGCTGCGCGTTTTCGGTAACCTGCCCTATAACATCTCGACGCCGTTGATGTTTCATCTGTTTAGCTATACTGATGCCATTGCCGACATGCATTTTATGTTGCAAAAAGAGGTGGTAAACCGCCTGGTTGCAGGGCCAAACAGTAAGGCATATGGTCGACTGAGCGTGATGGCGCAGTACTACTGCCAGGTGATCCCGGTGTTTGAAGTGCCGCCGACCGCCTTCGCGCCGCCGCCAAAAGTCGATTCTGCCGTGGTGCGTCTGGTGCCGCATACCACTATGCCGCACCCGGTAAAAGAGGTTCGTACCCTGAGCCGCATTACCACTGAAGCCTTTAACCAGCGCCGTAAGACCATCCGCAATAGTCTTGGCAATGTGTTTACCGTCGACGTGCTTTCATCGTTGGGCATCGATCCGACGATGCGTGCAGAAAATATTTCTGTTGCGCAATATTGTCAGTTAGCCAACTACCTGACGGATAATGCGCCGCCGAAGGAGAGTTAA
- a CDS encoding YgdI/YgdR family lipoprotein — translation MKTKLLLTSVMTAAALFTVAGCSSNQAVETTDGKTIVTDGKPQVDNDTGMVSIKNAETGKTQQINRDQVKGMSELDN, via the coding sequence ATGAAAACTAAACTTCTGCTCACATCCGTCATGACTGCCGCTGCGCTGTTCACCGTTGCCGGTTGCTCCTCCAACCAGGCTGTAGAAACCACCGATGGCAAAACCATCGTCACTGACGGCAAGCCGCAGGTAGATAACGACACCGGTATGGTCTCCATTAAAAATGCAGAAACCGGTAAAACGCAGCAGATCAACCGCGACCAGGTTAAAGGTATGAGCGAGCTGGATAACTAA
- the carB gene encoding carbamoyl-phosphate synthase large subunit, with protein MPKRTDLKSILILGAGPIVIGQACEFDYSGAQACKALREEGYRVILVNSNPATIMTDPEMADATYIEPIHWEVVRKIIEKERPDAVLPTMGGQTALNCALELERQGVLEEFGVTMIGATADAIDKAEDRRRFDIAMKKIGLDTARSGIAHTMDEALAVAADVGYPCIIRPSFTMGGTGGGIAYNREEFEEICARGLDLSPTKELLIDESLIGWKEYEMEVVRDKNDNCIIVCSIENFDAMGIHTGDSITVAPAQTLTDKEYQIMRNASMAVLREIGVETGGSNVQFAVNPKNGRLIVIEMNPRVSRSSALASKATGFPIAKVAAKLAVGYTLDELMNDITGGRTPASFEPSIDYVVTKIPRFNFEKFVGANDRLTTQMKSVGEVMAIGRTQQESLQKALRGLEVGATGFDPKVSLDDPEALTKIRRELKDAGADRIWYIADAFRAGLSVDGVFNLTNIDRWFLVQIEELVRLEEQVAAQGINGLNADFLRQLKRKGFADARLATLVGVREAEIRKLRDQYNLHPVYKRVDTCAAEFATDTAYMYSTYEEECEANPNQDREKIMVLGGGPNRIGQGIEFDYCCVHASLALREDGYETIMVNCNPETVSTDYDTSDRLYFEPVTLEDVLEIVRIEKPKGVIVQYGGQTPLKLARELEAAGVPVIGTSPDAIDRAEDRERFQQAVERLKLLQPANATVTALEQAVEKAKEITYPLVVRPSYVLGGRAMEIVYDEADLRRYFMTAVSVSNDAPVLLDKFLDDAVEVDVDAICDGESVLIGGIMEHIEQAGVHSGDSACSLPAYTLSQEIQDVMRQQVQKLAFELQVRGLMNVQFAVKDNDVYLIEVNPRAARTVPFVSKATGVPLAKVAARVMTGQTLAAQGHTSEIIPPYYSVKEVVLPFNKFPGVDPLLGPEMRSTGEVMGVGRTFAEAFAKAQLGSNSTMQKRGRALLSVREGDKERVVDLAAKLLKQGFELDATHGTAIVLGEAGINPRLVNKVHEGRPHIQDRIKNGEYTYIINTTAGRQAIEDSKLIRRSALQYKVHYDTTLNGGFATAMALNADATEKVTSVQEMHAQISK; from the coding sequence ATGCCAAAACGTACAGACCTAAAAAGCATCCTGATCCTTGGCGCTGGCCCGATTGTTATCGGCCAGGCGTGTGAATTCGACTACTCCGGCGCGCAGGCGTGTAAAGCACTGCGCGAAGAGGGTTACCGCGTTATCCTGGTGAACTCCAACCCGGCAACCATCATGACCGACCCGGAAATGGCGGACGCCACCTATATCGAGCCGATCCACTGGGAAGTGGTGCGCAAAATCATCGAAAAAGAGCGCCCGGATGCGGTGCTGCCGACGATGGGCGGCCAGACCGCGCTCAACTGCGCGCTGGAGCTTGAGCGCCAGGGCGTGCTGGAAGAGTTCGGCGTGACGATGATTGGTGCTACCGCAGATGCGATTGATAAAGCGGAAGATCGCCGCCGTTTCGATATCGCGATGAAGAAAATCGGTCTTGATACCGCACGTTCCGGCATTGCGCACACCATGGATGAAGCGCTGGCCGTAGCGGCCGATGTCGGCTACCCGTGCATTATCCGTCCCTCCTTTACCATGGGCGGCACCGGCGGCGGCATCGCCTATAACCGCGAAGAGTTTGAAGAGATTTGCGCCCGCGGCCTCGATCTCTCTCCGACCAAAGAGCTGCTGATTGATGAGTCGCTGATTGGCTGGAAAGAGTATGAGATGGAGGTGGTGCGCGATAAGAACGATAACTGCATCATCGTCTGCTCAATTGAAAACTTCGACGCGATGGGTATCCATACCGGTGACTCCATCACCGTGGCCCCGGCGCAGACCCTGACCGACAAAGAGTACCAAATCATGCGTAACGCCTCGATGGCGGTACTGCGTGAAATCGGTGTGGAGACCGGCGGCTCCAACGTGCAGTTCGCGGTGAACCCGAAAAACGGTCGTCTGATTGTTATCGAAATGAACCCGCGCGTTTCCCGCTCCTCGGCGCTGGCCTCGAAAGCGACCGGCTTCCCGATTGCGAAAGTGGCGGCAAAGCTGGCGGTAGGCTACACGCTGGATGAGCTGATGAACGATATCACCGGCGGGCGTACCCCGGCGTCGTTCGAGCCCTCTATCGACTATGTCGTGACCAAAATTCCGCGCTTCAACTTCGAGAAATTTGTCGGCGCTAATGACCGCCTGACCACGCAGATGAAATCTGTTGGTGAAGTGATGGCGATTGGCCGCACCCAGCAGGAGTCGCTGCAAAAAGCGCTGCGCGGCCTCGAAGTCGGTGCCACTGGCTTCGACCCGAAAGTGAGTCTTGATGACCCGGAAGCGCTGACCAAAATTCGCCGCGAGCTGAAAGATGCGGGTGCGGATCGTATCTGGTATATCGCTGACGCTTTTCGCGCCGGCCTTTCCGTCGATGGCGTCTTCAACCTGACCAATATCGACCGCTGGTTCCTGGTGCAGATTGAGGAGCTGGTGCGTCTGGAAGAGCAGGTCGCCGCGCAGGGCATTAACGGCCTGAACGCTGACTTCCTGCGCCAGCTGAAACGCAAAGGCTTCGCCGATGCGCGCCTGGCGACGCTGGTTGGCGTGCGCGAAGCGGAGATCCGCAAGCTGCGCGACCAGTACAACCTGCACCCGGTTTACAAACGCGTTGATACCTGCGCCGCGGAGTTCGCTACCGACACCGCCTATATGTACTCCACTTATGAAGAGGAGTGCGAAGCGAACCCCAATCAGGATCGCGAAAAAATCATGGTGCTCGGCGGTGGTCCAAACCGTATCGGCCAGGGTATCGAGTTCGACTACTGCTGCGTCCACGCCTCGCTGGCGCTGCGCGAAGATGGTTACGAGACCATTATGGTCAACTGTAACCCGGAGACCGTCTCCACCGATTACGACACCTCCGACCGCCTCTACTTCGAGCCGGTCACGCTGGAAGATGTGCTGGAAATCGTGCGTATCGAGAAGCCGAAGGGCGTGATCGTGCAGTACGGCGGCCAGACACCGCTGAAACTGGCGCGCGAGCTGGAAGCGGCGGGCGTACCGGTTATCGGCACTAGCCCGGACGCGATTGACCGCGCGGAAGACCGCGAGCGTTTCCAGCAGGCAGTAGAGCGCCTGAAGCTGCTGCAACCGGCTAACGCCACGGTCACGGCGCTGGAGCAGGCGGTTGAGAAAGCGAAAGAGATCACCTACCCGCTGGTGGTGCGTCCCTCCTATGTACTGGGCGGCCGCGCGATGGAGATTGTCTACGACGAAGCCGACCTGCGTCGCTACTTTATGACCGCAGTCAGCGTCTCGAACGATGCGCCGGTTCTGCTGGATAAGTTCCTCGATGACGCGGTAGAAGTGGACGTGGACGCGATTTGCGACGGCGAAAGCGTGCTGATTGGCGGCATTATGGAGCATATTGAGCAGGCAGGTGTTCACTCCGGTGACTCCGCCTGTTCACTGCCAGCCTATACGCTCAGCCAGGAGATTCAGGATGTGATGCGCCAGCAGGTACAGAAACTGGCCTTCGAGCTGCAGGTGCGCGGTCTGATGAACGTGCAATTCGCAGTGAAAGATAACGACGTCTACCTGATTGAGGTGAACCCGCGCGCGGCGCGTACCGTGCCGTTTGTCTCGAAAGCGACGGGCGTTCCGCTGGCGAAAGTGGCGGCGCGCGTGATGACCGGCCAGACTCTGGCTGCGCAGGGCCACACCAGCGAAATCATCCCGCCCTACTACTCGGTGAAAGAGGTGGTGCTGCCGTTTAACAAATTCCCGGGCGTTGACCCGCTGTTAGGGCCGGAAATGCGCTCGACCGGGGAAGTGATGGGCGTTGGTCGCACCTTTGCTGAAGCGTTTGCTAAAGCGCAGCTCGGCAGCAACTCCACCATGCAGAAGCGTGGCCGCGCGCTGCTGTCGGTGCGTGAAGGGGATAAAGAGCGCGTGGTTGATCTCGCCGCCAAGCTGCTGAAACAGGGCTTTGAGCTGGATGCTACCCACGGCACGGCGATTGTGCTCGGTGAAGCAGGCATTAACCCGCGTCTGGTGAATAAGGTGCATGAAGGGCGTCCGCACATTCAGGATCGTATCAAGAATGGCGAATATACCTACATCATCAACACCACCGCAGGCCGCCAGGCGATTGAGGATTCAAAACTGATTCGCCGCAGCGCGCTGCAGTACAAGGTGCATTACGACACCACCCTGAACGGCGGCTTCGCCACCGCGATGGCGCTGAATGCCGACGCCACCGAGAAGGTGACATCCGTGCAGGAGATGCACGCGCAGATCAGCAAGTAA
- the kefC gene encoding glutathione-regulated potassium-efflux system protein KefC, giving the protein MDSHSMIQALIYLGAAALVVPIAMRLGLGSVLGYLIAGGIIGPWGLRLVTDAESILHFAEIGVVLMLFIIGLELDPQRLWKLRASVFGGGALQMGSCGLLLGGFCLLLGLPWPVALLIGLTLGLSSTAIAMQAMNERNLTASQMGRSAFSVLLFQDIAAIPLVAMIPLLAASGGAMTLSAFLLSALKVVAALTLVVLIGRYVARPALRFVARSGLREVFCAVALLLVFGFGLLLEEAGLSMAMGAFLAGVLLASSEYRHALESDIEPFKGLLLGLFFIGVGMSIDFGTLVSHPLRILLLLGGFLVIKTGVLWLIARPLTVPRKQRWWFAALLGQGSEFAFVVFGAAQTAQVLDSEWAKALTLTVALSMAATPLLLVLLARLEAGGGDREREADAIDEEQARVIVAGFGRFGQISGRLLLSSGVKMVILDHDPDHIETLRKFGMKVFYGDATRVDLLESAGAARAEVLINAIDDPEASLHLTALAKEHFPHLRIIARARDVDHYIRLRQMGVDDPERETFEAALKTGRQALEGLGLGAYEARERADRFRRFNHDMIEEMANAEDGGQGRVAVFKRTSAMLTEIIAEDRAHLSVTQRHGWQGTEEGRHTDDPADEPAAKPQP; this is encoded by the coding sequence GTGGATAGTCACTCAATGATTCAGGCGTTGATCTACCTGGGCGCGGCGGCGCTGGTGGTGCCCATCGCCATGCGCCTCGGCCTCGGTTCGGTGCTTGGTTACCTGATTGCCGGTGGCATTATCGGCCCGTGGGGATTACGGCTGGTCACCGATGCGGAGTCGATTCTGCACTTCGCCGAAATCGGCGTGGTATTGATGCTGTTTATCATCGGCCTCGAGCTCGATCCGCAACGGTTGTGGAAATTGCGCGCCTCGGTATTTGGTGGCGGCGCGTTGCAGATGGGCAGCTGTGGCCTGCTGCTCGGCGGCTTCTGCCTGCTGCTTGGGCTGCCGTGGCCGGTGGCGCTGCTGATTGGCCTGACGCTTGGGCTCTCATCGACCGCTATCGCCATGCAGGCGATGAATGAGCGGAACCTTACCGCTTCGCAGATGGGGCGCAGCGCCTTTTCAGTGCTGCTGTTCCAGGATATCGCCGCGATTCCGCTGGTGGCGATGATCCCGCTGCTGGCCGCCAGCGGCGGGGCGATGACCCTCAGCGCCTTTCTATTATCTGCGCTAAAAGTCGTCGCGGCGCTGACGCTGGTGGTGCTGATTGGGCGCTATGTCGCGCGCCCTGCGCTGCGCTTTGTCGCCCGCTCCGGCCTGCGCGAAGTCTTCTGCGCCGTGGCGCTGCTACTGGTCTTCGGCTTCGGTTTGCTGCTGGAAGAGGCGGGGCTGTCGATGGCGATGGGCGCGTTCCTCGCCGGTGTGCTGCTTGCCAGCTCCGAGTATCGCCACGCGCTGGAGAGCGATATCGAGCCGTTTAAAGGGCTGCTGCTCGGGCTCTTCTTTATCGGCGTCGGCATGTCGATCGATTTCGGCACGCTGGTGAGCCATCCGCTGCGTATCCTGCTGCTGCTGGGCGGTTTCCTGGTGATTAAAACTGGCGTGCTGTGGCTGATCGCACGTCCTTTAACCGTGCCGCGTAAGCAACGCTGGTGGTTCGCAGCGTTGCTGGGGCAGGGGAGTGAATTTGCCTTTGTGGTGTTTGGTGCCGCGCAAACGGCGCAGGTGCTGGACAGCGAATGGGCGAAAGCCTTAACCCTCACCGTGGCGCTGTCGATGGCGGCAACGCCGCTGCTGCTGGTGCTGCTTGCGCGTCTGGAAGCGGGCGGTGGCGATCGGGAGCGGGAAGCTGATGCCATCGACGAAGAGCAGGCGCGGGTCATTGTCGCCGGCTTCGGCCGCTTCGGGCAGATCTCAGGGCGTCTGCTGCTCTCCAGCGGCGTGAAGATGGTCATCCTCGATCACGATCCTGACCATATCGAGACGCTGCGCAAGTTTGGCATGAAGGTCTTCTACGGCGACGCGACCCGCGTTGATCTGCTGGAGTCTGCGGGTGCGGCGCGGGCGGAAGTATTGATCAACGCAATTGATGATCCCGAAGCCAGCCTGCACTTAACGGCGCTGGCGAAGGAGCACTTCCCGCACCTGCGCATTATTGCCCGCGCCCGCGATGTCGATCACTACATTCGCCTGCGTCAGATGGGCGTCGATGATCCTGAACGTGAGACCTTCGAAGCTGCGCTGAAAACCGGGCGTCAGGCGCTTGAAGGTCTGGGGCTGGGCGCTTATGAGGCGCGTGAGCGTGCCGACCGCTTCCGCCGTTTTAATCACGACATGATTGAAGAGATGGCAAATGCAGAAGATGGCGGCCAGGGGCGCGTCGCGGTGTTTAAACGCACCAGCGCCATGCTGACGGAGATTATCGCCGAAGATCGCGCGCATCTCTCCGTCACGCAGCGCCATGGCTGGCAGGGTACAGAAGAGGGACGGCATACGGACGATCCGGCAGATGAACCCGCGGCGAAACCGCAGCCCTGA